The DNA sequence atttatttattattttaaaaaattttagttacggatttatctcattatgtAACAGATATATACACCTAGCTcgttattttaatttagttttaactTAACTTTTTGGCCAAATAATTAAGCTCCTTTCCGAGCGTAGTATAATGGAAAAAAAAGTGAATTATATAGCTAGGGTATCAATGAGACTAATAAAATGACAAATGACAATCGAAACTGAATTAGGTTCAattggaaaataacaaatattGATACCATCAAACATGCATCAAGGTCAATATAATTCTATATGCCAGCAAAAGCTAATTAACATCATTGTCAACTACCGTGCACACGATGAAAGCAAACCCCATTCAAACAAAAGATAGATTTCATTAACAACATAAATTccaaaaaaacacacacacacataagtACTAAACACATACACACACGGCTAATTACTATAACATAAAACATAACACATAATTATAAACACGGTAGTACCACTAAACACATACACACACTAATAAGTACTAACATAAAGCGTAAAACATAAACACGGTAGTACTACTAAACACATAGTACCagagaataaaaaaaacaaaagaacacAACACAGAGTTTTAAATGCGAAAATAATAAGGATCATAAAGCATTTTAGATTCAAGTTGACACAAACCCAGATAATTAAGATAAAGAATTACTCAAGGAGTTGATTCAACGTAAGACACCCAAGCCAATGTCCAAGAAGCAAGAACAGCCAATTGATCTCCCACTTCTTCTTCACCTGTAATCATGTGCACAAGTGTGAGACATATAAAAAGAACTACAAAATTAATAATCAAACGAGAAAGATAGAGTAATTGAGTGGTACGTACGTACATTACGAAATTAACGTATGCGAGGATCAAAAAGCGGTAGAGGGGTGAGTTGTTTGCACAAATCTAGATAAGTAAGATAAAGAACTCGATCCTTAGCCCCAGTTCGATGATTCTTAGTACACATACAAAAGAACTTGAGATGAGTAAGCGTACAAATGCCAAGCCACTGTCCCAAAAGCAAGAATAGCCAGTTGATTTCCTCATCCTTGGAAGCAACCACAGGCGTGGTCTTATCACTGTGGCAGTAAATGCAATTGGGACGAATCGGGTTGAGCCAAATTTCTGGTGCTCGGTCGTTCATGACACCCTTCTCCTGGGCGATGTAAGACTTTAATCTATTATAGTGAGACATCAACTCCAACTCCATTTTAAAACTCTTTTTACACTTGTCGCAATTCACCATTCCACCGATCATCACAATCTTATTGTTCACCAAATATTCCATGCTGTGAATAAACCCCGGTTTCTTCTTGGCCCATGGATATGGGGCTGCTGCTATCCCATCATTATCGTCATCATTATTATTCTCACTGGCAGTGGGTTCAGATGATGAGTTTGTAGTTCTCCTCTGGATGCGTGGCTTCTGGGGATGATAATGATTCGCTATTGGGTGTACTAGGGGAGGATTATTTATTAGTTGTTGTGGATAATATTGATCATAAGGTGGAATACTTTGGCTAATAAATTGATTAATCCATGTCTGCCGCTGCTGCTGCTGCATAAGCATAGGTCCGTAATGATTGTATTCATTATTAACCTCACAAGAAGGGTGTTggtaataaggaaaaaaatgatgagtTAGAGTTGGCCGAGTTGGAGTTGGATGAGGCTCATGAATTTGGGCAGTTCTCACAATCATGTCATCATCCTCATCTTCTTTCTTATCATTTTTCTCGAAATCCATATCACCTACCTCATTCAAATCCATTAGCATTTTCATATGAtcttctacaaaaaaaaaaatatatattgagatTTTTCTCTTCAAACAAAAACTAATAATTTTGGAATCCCATTTCTCTCTTAAACTTAATTTTAAGGCACGCAAATAATCGAGATATAAAACAAGATCAAATCTGCAGTATTTAGGTCATATCTTAAAGGTTTGAGCCAGCTATGACTAGTAGCAAATGCTAATGTAAAGCATTAAAAACATAAGATTCTTAATCAGAATATACCTTTCGCTTAATTGGTACGGCTGAATTAGCAACTGGCTTGAAAAATGATTCCAATCTGTGAAAGGAAACGCAATGCATCACAATACTGTATAGAAGGACCTTATGGACATATTTTTTATATCATACGAGCATCACGTACCTGCCCTGTGATGATTTGTTCTTCGCcactttaattttttctattgCCTAAAATAATTAGAAGAGAAACagaataaatacaaaattaacttttctaaataaaagtaataacttaattttgatagcTATCAATTGATTATTGATTAATGAATCACGAAAGTTTAttttgtcacaaaaaataatatataaaaaaaaagtatacgtATAAAAATACCTGATGATGAAAATTAATGATTGTTTTTGGAACACTCTAAGcctgttatatatataattaatgatcTTCCGAAACAAAAACAAGCAATAtttgaagaaaaatataatagaatttTAGATGAAGATGATGACAGGAATCTGACTATGCTTCCTTTTTCTTACGAATAAAATATATCCTAACATAAAAATATCTACCGTATTTTTAGATATGAgcaagagaaaaaaagaaaagaaaaaaaattagtagtTAGTAGTTACTATTTTCGTGGGTATGAGCAagtgaaaaaaaagaagaaaaaaatcagTAGTTATAAGTAGTTACTATTTTCGCGGGTAAGAAAGaacaaaataataagaataaaatcAATCGTTCAAATTTTTTAACCAATTTGGAGACTTGTTACGTTAAGTACAAAAACTAagtcaaaaataacatttaaatataataGAATAATAACATTTGGAGTTATCTTATCAGATTTAGATTCGTAGTTTGATGATAAGTAACCAAAGCATAGGCATAGCACGAGGCAACAAACCTGGGTGCTACAAGGTTTAAGCTTATCAAAGTATACAGGAACATCTACAGTAGTTTTCTCttgatcttctttttcttcttcttcattaacCAGCATATCCGAACACTCCGGGTTCTCTTTTTTCTGATCATTCCTTTTATAAAAGGCTGTCTTCTCTTTGCCCCACTGTTGACCCTTCCTCTTACTTGTGATCCCATTCCACTGAAAATTTATCTAAAACCACaggggaaaaaagaaaaaaagagaattaaaataaaataaatcgaACAACAACattgaattaaaaaaacaaagtcACCTTAAAACAATTATTCACACGGAATAAATAATCAATGAAAAGCGATAAAAGGACCACAAGAACATAAATGAGAACTAGATTGGAAGTAATAGGATGTTCATTACTAGATCAGGAGAATCTGGAAATACCTCTGAAATTTTGAACTGTGGAATAGCTTGATCTCCATCCTCTGCAACATATTTATAATATTGAAATATCATCATCAATGAATAAATGGTCAGAAATTAAAAGTGCAACTCTAGTGAATGAACCAGTATGATCACAAGTTAAATAGAGCACAATAATCCAACCAACCTTTTCCAAAGGGCTCAAAGCGAATGTGTCCTGGCCTCACCACAATGGGGACTACGTTATCCTCTTCGCCATTACATTTCTCACCTTGATGTTCTTTGGAATTTCGGCCATTATCTTTGCTAGATGACTGCTGGTTATTTGTTTGGGGTACTTGTGCTTGATGTGGCTGCAAACTTGATGTTTGCTGAATATTATCTGCTTTAAGTACTTGTGCCTGATGTAGCTGCAAATCGAGTATAATCAACTTATTTGCAGAGCAGTAGAGAGTACTAATACTATTGTACTAAAGCATAGAGCTAACCACGTTTGGTCTGAGTTGTGCATATGAGCATACAAATCCTTCcattaattttattcaatataaatataaaatgtgaaataaaggaaataataataaaatactagTCATCAGAAAATCAAACGACCTCATTTTCTCTGGCCTTCGCTTGTTCTCTCAACCGTTGTCTTTTGGCCTTTTTACGCCGAGTACTTCTACTAGCTAGGTAACTGATTACAaagatattatataaattagttTAACTTGATTTCCTAACTTAAATAAATGAAAAGGAAAGACAAGACAAGACAAGACAAGAATGCTATAATAAGGTGACCTCTCATATGCCATACATGTAGCTGCCATGTACCAGTCATACCATGTATGGATTTGCTGAGTTCAGTTAAATGGATCCAAGTGAAAAAAGTTACAGTTCCCACACCTTAAAATAATGACACTTGGAATTGGATACAAGTTTATTAAAGGATTTTCAAGAAGGTAATGCATTCTTTGTTAATTATTGAAATTACTCTAAAAAACCTCACAATCTTTAATCATGTTTGACTACAACATACTTGTCTACAAGCCAATCGATGGCACGTGATACGGTTGCACCTGTTAATCTCAAATTACTCATTCCCATTCACAAGTAAGATGATGTGATTGCATCTATCAATCCCACATTACGCAATAGTAGAGCAAGAGTATTGTACTTAAAGAAaacatgaaaaaataaaactttcagAAACTAGAGCACTGGTGCTAATGTCGCTCTACACATGCAAATGACTTTAGGCTGAGATTCTATAAAATTTACCACTGCAATCCAATATAGACTAATAACAATGAAAATCAAACCACTGTGGTAGCAATTTACCACTTCAAGCTCAAATTGTCTTATCTTATTGTTTTACTTTTAGAAAGTACAaagtatgttgaagaaaatcCAAAGAAAAAAAGGCCTAACATTTTGcctaaaaaaacttacaattgAAACTAAATTTGACTTCAATTAGGCATCTCCGCTAAATACTTCAGTTTAACTAGCAGCACA is a window from the Cannabis sativa cultivar Pink pepper isolate KNU-18-1 chromosome 1, ASM2916894v1, whole genome shotgun sequence genome containing:
- the LOC115704784 gene encoding uncharacterized protein LOC115704784; protein product: MDLNEVGDMDFEKNDKKEDEDDDMIVRTAQIHEPHPTPTRPTLTHHFFPYYQHPSCEVNNEYNHYGPMLMQQQQRQTWINQFISQSIPPYDQYYPQQLINNPPLVHPIANHYHPQKPRIQRRTTNSSSEPTASENNNDDDNDGIAAAPYPWAKKKPGFIHSMEYLVNNKIVMIGGMVNCDKCKKSFKMELELMSHYNRLKSYIAQEKGVMNDRAPEIWLNPIRPNCIYCHSDKTTPVVASKDEEINWLFLLLGQWLGICTLTHLKFFCMCTKNHRTGAKDRVLYLTYLDLCKQLTPLPLFDPRIREEEVGDQLAVLASWTLAWVSYVESTP